One window from the genome of Candidatus Zixiibacteriota bacterium encodes:
- a CDS encoding efflux RND transporter permease subunit: MKLSEVAVGRPVFTTMMMAALLVLGLASYTELPIDLMPDIEFPYSVIQTVYPGASAETVESEVTSPLEDEVNLISGIRHIESRSLEGYSLVIIEFELERDAAEATQEVREKVAGIRSDLPDDIEEPMVLNFDPTAFPIMSLAVSGDRTPRDLTTLAKDVVKERLQTISGVGGVALVGGHEREILLALDLDRMETFGVAAADVRKAVAEANMEIPGGRIDEHAREYLVRLAGRLPRVEDFEDVIVKSTGGAPVYLGDIARVIDTTVEQRSFSSFNRVPAVSLTVTKQAGTNTVEMADLVRETVGDLNRELPSDVKVEIVEDVSTFIRDSVHEIQFNILFGTLLAVIVIFLFLLDGRPTVITALAIPISLIATFAVMNFFGFTINIMTLLGLSLAVGILVDDAIVVIENIYRHMAGGRTAFQAAISGTKEIGLAVMATTFSIVVVFLPVAFMEGIVGRFFFEFGVTVAFAVLASLFVAFSLTPMLSARWLRAEAAQEEAAAKGRRVGARLYDVLLYWNRAFDWLKPRYRTLLEKSLRARWVVVLVAAAAFVLAFVIPMIGLVGVEFMTETDQNQLAIDIETAPGTTLAETVERFQLVERTVRETLADQVTNTFITIGRGSDPVTRGRLLVQLIDRSERELSARQLMDTVRAHVAGIPGLEASVSVGESEAGGNKSIEISVQGPEHDEVVRLARRLQAYFYDVPGVVDVDNTLVEGKPEIAVTYDRRLASDLGISLQDIPMTVRWLVEGDVVTRFKEGDEEYDVRMRLDERFRQSTENLGSILIKSDKSGSDGAPLLVPLERVAQLRKTAEISEYYRYNRQREIRVNANVTSTQFPGTATNLIMEKFSAEVGASGGYVVAPVGQQEIMEESFRNILRALFLAVIFIYLLLASQYESFWDPFSIMLSLPLSLVGAIIGLIGSSFSIMSLIGIVLLMGLVTKNAILLIDFVKQERAKGVSRTDAILAAGPVRLRPIMMTTLAMAFGMLPLALGIGPGAELRAPMARAVIGGITSSMLLTLVVVPVVYTLIDDAVGLFRRKKAPGAVLKEDSTVRG, encoded by the coding sequence ATGAAACTCTCCGAAGTTGCTGTCGGCCGGCCGGTCTTCACGACCATGATGATGGCGGCGCTGCTGGTGCTGGGGCTGGCCTCGTACACCGAGCTCCCGATCGATCTGATGCCCGACATCGAGTTCCCCTACTCCGTGATCCAGACGGTCTACCCGGGGGCCTCGGCGGAGACGGTGGAGAGCGAAGTCACCTCGCCGCTGGAAGACGAGGTGAACCTGATCTCGGGCATCCGCCACATCGAGTCGCGCTCGCTGGAGGGCTACTCCTTGGTCATCATCGAATTCGAGTTGGAGCGGGATGCCGCCGAGGCCACCCAGGAGGTGCGGGAGAAGGTGGCCGGGATCCGCAGCGATCTGCCGGACGACATCGAAGAACCGATGGTGCTGAATTTCGATCCCACGGCGTTTCCGATCATGTCGTTGGCTGTGTCGGGAGACCGCACCCCGCGGGACCTGACGACGCTGGCGAAAGACGTGGTGAAGGAGCGGCTGCAGACGATTTCCGGGGTCGGGGGGGTCGCGCTCGTCGGGGGGCACGAGCGGGAGATCCTGCTGGCCCTTGACCTGGACCGTATGGAGACATTCGGGGTGGCGGCGGCCGACGTGCGCAAGGCGGTGGCCGAGGCCAACATGGAAATTCCGGGCGGCCGGATCGACGAGCACGCCCGGGAGTACCTGGTGCGGCTGGCCGGCCGGCTCCCGCGGGTCGAGGATTTCGAGGATGTCATCGTCAAGAGCACGGGCGGCGCGCCGGTCTACCTCGGCGACATCGCGCGGGTGATCGACACCACGGTCGAACAGCGGTCGTTCTCCAGCTTCAACCGCGTCCCGGCCGTGTCGCTGACGGTCACCAAGCAGGCGGGCACAAACACCGTGGAGATGGCCGATCTCGTGCGCGAGACGGTGGGCGACCTGAACCGGGAGCTACCCTCCGACGTCAAGGTGGAGATTGTCGAGGACGTGTCGACGTTTATCCGCGACTCGGTCCACGAGATCCAGTTCAACATCCTGTTCGGCACGTTGCTGGCGGTGATCGTGATCTTCCTGTTCCTGCTGGACGGCCGGCCGACGGTGATCACGGCGCTGGCGATCCCGATTTCGCTGATCGCGACGTTTGCGGTCATGAACTTTTTCGGGTTCACGATTAACATCATGACCCTGCTGGGGCTGTCGCTGGCGGTGGGGATCCTGGTGGACGATGCCATCGTGGTGATCGAGAACATCTACCGCCACATGGCGGGAGGGCGGACCGCCTTTCAGGCGGCCATCTCGGGCACCAAGGAGATCGGGCTGGCCGTCATGGCGACGACGTTCTCGATCGTGGTCGTGTTCCTCCCAGTGGCCTTCATGGAGGGGATTGTCGGGCGCTTCTTCTTCGAGTTCGGCGTGACGGTGGCGTTCGCGGTGCTGGCCTCGCTGTTTGTCGCGTTCAGTCTCACCCCGATGCTGTCGGCGCGGTGGCTGCGCGCCGAGGCGGCCCAGGAAGAGGCGGCCGCCAAGGGCCGGCGTGTCGGCGCCCGGCTGTATGACGTGCTCCTCTACTGGAACCGCGCCTTCGACTGGCTGAAGCCGCGCTACCGGACGCTCCTGGAGAAGTCGCTGCGCGCCCGCTGGGTGGTGGTGCTGGTGGCGGCGGCTGCTTTCGTCCTGGCCTTCGTCATCCCCATGATCGGGCTGGTCGGGGTGGAGTTCATGACCGAGACCGACCAGAACCAATTGGCGATTGACATCGAGACGGCTCCGGGGACGACGCTGGCGGAAACGGTGGAGCGCTTCCAACTGGTCGAGCGGACGGTGCGGGAGACGCTGGCCGACCAGGTGACAAACACGTTCATCACGATCGGGCGGGGGAGCGATCCGGTGACGCGGGGGCGGCTGCTCGTGCAGCTCATCGACCGCAGCGAGCGCGAGCTGTCGGCGCGCCAGCTCATGGACACGGTGCGCGCGCACGTCGCGGGCATCCCGGGCCTGGAGGCTTCGGTCAGTGTCGGGGAGAGCGAAGCGGGCGGCAACAAGTCGATTGAGATTTCCGTCCAGGGGCCCGAGCACGACGAGGTCGTGCGGCTCGCCCGTCGCCTCCAGGCCTACTTCTACGACGTGCCGGGGGTGGTCGACGTTGACAACACGCTCGTCGAGGGAAAACCCGAAATCGCCGTCACCTACGACCGCCGCCTCGCCAGCGACCTCGGGATCTCGCTCCAGGATATTCCGATGACGGTCCGGTGGCTGGTCGAGGGGGACGTGGTCACGCGGTTTAAGGAGGGGGACGAGGAGTACGACGTCCGCATGCGGCTGGACGAGCGGTTCCGGCAGTCGACGGAGAATCTCGGCAGCATCCTCATCAAGAGCGACAAGAGCGGGTCCGACGGGGCGCCGCTGCTGGTCCCGCTCGAGCGCGTGGCCCAACTGCGGAAGACGGCGGAAATCAGCGAGTACTACCGCTACAACCGGCAGCGGGAGATCCGGGTCAACGCCAACGTGACGAGTACGCAGTTCCCGGGGACGGCGACCAACCTGATCATGGAGAAATTCTCCGCCGAGGTGGGGGCGTCGGGCGGGTACGTGGTGGCGCCGGTGGGCCAGCAGGAGATCATGGAGGAGTCGTTCCGCAACATCCTGCGGGCGCTGTTTCTCGCGGTCATCTTCATCTACCTGCTCCTCGCCTCGCAGTACGAGTCGTTCTGGGATCCGTTCTCGATCATGCTGTCTCTGCCGCTCTCGCTGGTGGGGGCGATCATCGGGCTGATCGGATCGTCGTTTTCGATCATGTCGCTCATCGGGATCGTGCTCCTGATGGGGCTGGTGACGAAGAACGCGATTCTGCTGATTGATTTTGTGAAACAAGAGCGGGCGAAAGGTGTTTCAAGGACGGATGCGATCCTGGCGGCCGGGCCGGTCCGGTTGCGGCCGATCATGATGACGACGCTGGCGATGGCGTTCGGGATGTTGCCGCTGGCGCTCGGGATTGGTCCGGGCGCGGAACTGCGCGCCCCGATGGCGCGTGCGGTCATCGGCGGCATTACCTCGTCGATGCTGCTCACGCTCGTGGTGGTGCCGGTGGTGTACACGCTGATCGACGATGCTGTCGGCCTGTTCCGGCGCAAAAAGGCGCCGGGGGCGGTGCTGAAGGAGGATTCGACTGTCCGCGGTTAG
- a CDS encoding efflux RND transporter periplasmic adaptor subunit, translating into MQMRRMILAGGAAAAAILAGCGGAQQDTAQRPEVPVRVQVLAPFDGAVTKTYTGALEGQNQAAIYTKIAEAVESVLVREGGRVQAGQVLVKLDRTGSMSNYQQALSVYRNAEKNYTKMKTLYGQGAVSEMQYDAARTEYEVAQASFEAARRLVEIQSPISGIVTSVNVRRGDYLAQGQMVATVAATERLRVRFQVKATDVGLVQVGDTVRVTAETAAESLPGVVAAVAQSADPASRAFEVEALVANAGESSFRPGMFVRVELVMERLQGVLGVPPSAVVALSSGAVVYVVENGLARRRPVTLGTEAGGRVIVSEGLRPGDSVIVLGQSYLDDSAAIRVTDVEKGAR; encoded by the coding sequence ATGCAGATGCGACGAATGATTCTGGCCGGCGGCGCGGCGGCCGCCGCGATCCTGGCCGGCTGCGGCGGCGCCCAGCAGGATACGGCCCAGCGGCCGGAGGTACCGGTCCGCGTGCAGGTGCTGGCCCCCTTTGACGGAGCGGTGACGAAGACCTATACCGGCGCCCTGGAGGGACAGAACCAGGCAGCCATCTACACCAAAATCGCCGAGGCGGTGGAGAGCGTGCTCGTCCGCGAAGGGGGGCGAGTGCAGGCCGGGCAGGTGCTGGTCAAGCTCGACCGGACCGGGTCGATGTCCAACTACCAGCAGGCGCTCAGCGTCTACCGGAACGCCGAGAAAAATTACACGAAAATGAAGACGCTCTACGGGCAGGGGGCGGTGAGCGAGATGCAGTATGATGCGGCGCGGACGGAGTACGAGGTGGCGCAGGCCTCGTTCGAGGCGGCCCGGCGGCTGGTGGAAATCCAGTCGCCCATCTCGGGCATCGTGACCTCGGTCAATGTCCGGCGCGGCGACTACCTCGCCCAGGGGCAGATGGTGGCGACGGTGGCCGCGACCGAACGGCTGCGGGTCCGTTTCCAGGTCAAGGCCACCGACGTCGGTCTGGTCCAGGTCGGCGACACGGTCCGCGTGACGGCCGAGACCGCGGCGGAGTCGCTGCCCGGCGTGGTGGCGGCGGTGGCGCAGTCGGCCGACCCGGCCTCCCGCGCCTTCGAGGTCGAGGCTCTCGTGGCCAACGCCGGAGAAAGCTCGTTCCGGCCGGGCATGTTTGTCAGGGTGGAACTGGTCATGGAGCGTCTGCAGGGCGTGCTCGGCGTCCCGCCGAGCGCGGTCGTGGCGCTGAGCAGCGGCGCGGTCGTCTACGTAGTCGAAAACGGCCTCGCCCGTCGGCGGCCGGTGACGCTGGGGACGGAAGCCGGAGGGCGGGTGATCGTGAGCGAGGGACTGCGGCCGGGAGACAGCGTGATCGTCCTCGGCCAGAGCTACCTGGACGACAGCGCCGCGATCCGCGTCACCGATGTGGAGAAGGGCGCCCGATGA